From one Asterias amurensis chromosome 14, ASM3211899v1 genomic stretch:
- the LOC139947179 gene encoding sulfotransferase 1C2-like, protein MANTKDDVDVNNNIDLQEALGCKRIGGILYAEFVTERSLNAVKNYDVRHDDVWICAYPKAGNNWLCEIVKLIHADGYKDKIDRSRLTTPITYDRYLDREPQYEEAMRWESPRVFYSHLYEPLLPTQLRQGKGKIIFLIRNPKDSAVSFYHFLKPRKYPNFCTWDEFVKLYGTENMRWGSWFDHTISFANTMSDYKNLLLLKYEDMKSDTRGAVLKIAGFLKISLSDEALDRIVSNASVTTMKTTFFVNGEGTFGEKTTHGKIGIPHIIRKGTVGDWKNMFTTAQSEAFDEMFKQRMAGTSLRLQFE, encoded by the exons ATGGCAAACACCAAGGATGATGTTGATGTTAATAATAACATAGACTTGCAGGAAGCATTGGGGTGCAAACGAATAGGAGGCATCTTGTATGCTGAATTTGTGACAGAGCGATCACTGAATGCTGTTAAAAACTATGAcgtacgtcacgatgacgtatGGATTTGTGCATATCCAAAGGCAG GAAACAACTGGCTGTGTGAAATTGTTAAACTAATACATGCTGATGGTTACAAGGACAAAATAGATCGCAGTAGATTGACCACTCCAATAACTTATGACAGATACCTCGACAGAGAGCCCCAGTATGAAGAGGCGATGCGATGGGAGTCACCTAGAGTGTTTTATTCGCATCTGTATGAACCCTTGCTACCAACACAGCTTCGTCAAGGCAAAGGAAAA ATCATATTTCTAATCAGAAACCCCAAGGATAGCGCAGTCTCCTTTTATCACTTCCTAAAGCCAAGGAAGTATCCTAATTTCTGTACTTGGGATGAGTTCGTCAAGCTGTATGGCACTGAAAACA TGAGATGGGGTTCCTGGTTCGATCATACCATCAGTTTCGCTAACACAATGTCAGATTATAAGAATCTTCTGTTGCTGAAGTACGAGGATATGAAGTCC GATACACGTGGTGCTGTCTTGAAGATTGCGGGATTTCTTAAAATTTCTCTCAGTGACGAAGCCCTGGATAGGATTGTATCAAACGCCAGTGTCACAACAATGAAGACAACTTTTTTCGTTAACGGCGAGGGAACCTTTGGGGAAAAAACAACGCATGGAAAAATCGGTATCCCCCACATAATAAGGAAAG GAACTGTTGGCGACTGGAAAAACATGTTTACAACCGCTCAAAGTGAGGCATTTGATGAGATGTTCAAGCAAAGAATGGCCGGAACTAGTCTCCGTCTGCAATTTGAGTGA